TCCTTCGGTATCCACCTTGTTCTCATGCATCAGTTTCATGCCATTGTTATCGGCTTCGGTTTCCAGTTCACGGGAATATTCGAGACCTTTGAGCCTGTCCGCATTTTGCACCAGTATGGAAGTGATACCGGCGTCACTGCCAAAGATCAGTGTCAGGAACATCTGCCTCGACAGGCTCTTGAACATATTGTTCAGCGAGTGACGGAGAGCAATATGCGAAGCTTCATGTCCCAGTAATGCGGCCAGTTCTTCCGGTGTTTTCATGTTGTCGAGAATGGCGTCGAACACTACAATATGCCCACCCGGAACGGCAAAGGCGTTTACTTCAGGACTTTTCACCACCGTGATCTCGATAGGATAACCCGTTTGGTAGTGCAATTGTTTATAGAACTGGTTCAGCAATTTTGTTTTAACAGAATCCACTTCATAGGCCGCGATGGTGGCTTCATACATTTCCTGACCAAGACTGATCTCGGTTTCTTTTGAAAATGAGCCGGCCACTTTTCCGCCAAGCCAGGGAGCTATCCAGATATAGCCGATGAGGATCAGTCCGCAAATGATGCCTGCAATCAACACCATTTTACTGAGTACAGAATTGAACGCGCGCGCTGGTGCATTACCGGTAAATTTCTGGTGACGGAAATTCTTTTTGATGGCCTGCAATAATTCCTGACCGCTGAACTGCAGATTTGAATTTTCACCTCCCGGACCTGCATAATGCAGTATGTACCCGTTGGTAGTTTCTTCAAGTTGTTTGATATGCTCTCCCAGCCAGTGAATGTCCTGCTGCTGGTTGTTCTCGTCTTTATACCTGATAGTGAGTGTTACCGAAGAAAGGATAACGGTTACGGGCTGGTGGTTATACGTTGCAGAATAAGTAGTCATTATTATGTTGGATCGGTGCTGATAATGCGCTAAAATACAAAAAACAAAACCTTGAAGACTGAACCGTTCGTAACCACCGGCGGCTCAATCAATTCAAGGTTTGTTACACCGAAAAAATCCATCCATATGCGATAAAGATTCCCCACCAGTAACAATCGCATACCGGAAGTCCCCGGAAGGATGGAAAAAGACCAGGTTTAATAGTCAATAGTGATGATCAATATGAGGGCAAGCTACAGAGAATCAATTGTCTTCCATTGCGTAGAACTACGGGAATGGGTGCGTGGTTCTCTGGAAAAATCTTTTGTTTTGCTGGCCGTGGGGGAGTGTGGCGGACGGCTGATGAAATGAACCGGCACGGGAGGATTTTTGTTAGGCAATTGTGATAGGGATGGGCGGTGGTAAGTCTGATGGGCTGCTTCGCTTACATTTCATAGGCCGCCCACTCACACTCCCTCCACGGCCCAACTCACCCTGATGGGGCATTTTTCCAGTGAACACGCTGGGGGGAATGGAATGGGGGTAAATGTGCAGCAGTGTTTGGGAATGGTAAATTTTATGGTTAGGGAAGAAGATGAACTGGAAAAATGGAATAGTATTTTCAGATATTGATAACAGTTAGTTTAATAATACAACATAGTATAATATGACATTCAGATATGCAAGACATACAACAGACTTGAAGAGAATTGAAAAATTTTATACGGAGATAGTGGGACTTCAAAAATTAGGCAGCTTTGAGGCACATGAGGAGTATGATGGGATTTTTCTTGGTATTCCGGGACTGGACTGGCACCTGGAATTCACCGTCTCTCCTGAAAAACCACATAGCAAATTTGATGAAGATGATATTCTCGTTTTCTATAAAGACTCACCAGCAGAACTGGCTTCCATGAGAAGCATCATTGAACGCCATCATATTCCCTTCGAAACGCCCAAAAATCCCTACTGGTCCAGATACGGCCTCATGATCTCCGATCCCGATGGCTACAAAATAATGTTTGCACTCAAGCACCAATCATAACGGCAATCTGTAGCCCCGATATCTGTTACCGGCGCCCAAAGCCATCAATAATAGGGAACAAGCCGTTCTCTAACATCTGCGCATAACCCATACAGGTAGTCAAGCTTTCCCTAATAATAAACAATGATGCACAATTACCCCCATCACCACCCACCCGCATTATCCCTGTTGCACCTGAAGAGGGTGCGAGGTGACCGGAATGGGTCAGGGAAGAGACGGTCTTAAAAACAGGCGTTACAAAAGCCCGGTTATGTTCTCCCGTCCACATCCCAACTACAGCTCATTCTTTATCCAATCGCGTAACCCTGTTTTTTCCACCGCCGACCCCTGGCCCGACGGCCACCCAAAAAAACAGAGTACCACAGGGATAATGCACCCAAACAAAAAAAGCCGCCCTGGAGCGGACGGCTTTCACAACTAAAAATGATAAACACTATTTTTTAGCGAACTGTGCACGGATTACATTGAGTGCGCCACCTGCTTTGAACCACTCGATCTGTTGATCATTATAAGTGTGGTTCAGGATTACATTGTCCTTGCTGCCGTCTTTGTGAGTCAGCACCATGGTGATCTGTGAGCCCGGAGCGAAAGTGGTAAGACCATTGAGATCGATCACATCGTCTTCCTGGATCTTATCGTAGTCGGCTTTGTCGTTGAAAGTAAGTGCGAGCATACCCTGTTTTTTCAGGTTGGTCTCGTGGATACGTGCGAAGCTGCGAACGATGATAGCGCGAACGCCGAGGTGGCGTGGCTCCATGGCTGCGTGCTCGCGGCTGCTGCCTTCACCGTAGTTTTCGTCGCCTACAACAACAGTTCCGATACCGGCTGCTTTATAAGCGCGTTGAGTGGCGGGAACAGGACCGTATTCTCCGGTGAGCTCGTTCTTTACAGTGTCTGTTTTATCGTTATAAAAATTCACTGCGCCGATGAGCATGTTGTTGGAGATATTGTCCAGGTGACCACGGAATTTCAACCAGGGACCTGCCATGGAGATATGGTCAGTGGTACATTTTCCTTTTGCCTTGATGAGGAGGCGGAGTCCTTTGAGGTCAGTTCCTTCCCAGGCAGCGAAAGGCGCCAGGAGTTGGAGACGCTGAGACTCGGGACTAACGATCACCTGTACACTGCTACCGTCTGCAGCAGGGGCCTGGTAACCGGGATCGTCCACGGAGAAGCCTTTGGGAGGCAGTTCAACACCTGTGGGCTCATCCAGTTTCACATCTTTACCTTCTTCGTTCTTCAGGGTGTCTGTGAGCGGGTTGAAGGTGAGGTCACCGGCAATGGCAAAGGCAGTCACGATCTCTGGTGAAGCTACGAATGCATGGGTGGAAGCCAGACCGTCGTTACGCTTGGCGAAGTTCCTGTTGAAGGAAGTGATGATGGAGTTCTTGCGATTGGGATCGTCGATATGACGGGCCCATTGACCGATACAGGGACCGCAGGCATTAGCGAGTACCACACCGCCGATCTGGTCGAACGTTTTGAGGAATCCATCTTTTTCGATAGTATGCCTTACCAGTTCGGAACCGGGGGTGATAGTGAATTCAGCTTTTGCTTTCAGTTTTTTTGCGATGGCTTGTTCGGCCAGTGACGCGGAGCGGCTGATATCTTCGTAGGAAGAGTTGGTGCAGGAACCGATGAGGGCCACTTCGAGGCGCTCGGGCCAGTTGTTGGCTCTTACAGCTTCAGCGAATTTGCTGATAGGCCATGCGAGATCCGGAGTGAATGGTCCGTTCACGTGTGGTTCCAGTGTATTGAGGTCGATCTCGATCAGTTGATCGTAGTATTTTTCGGGATTTGCGTATACTGCTTCGTCCGGGCGGAGATGTTCGCGAACGCCGTTGGCCAGGTCAGCCACTTCGGAACGGCCTGTAGCGCGGAGGTAGTCGGCCATTTTCTCGTCATAAGCGAAGAGGGAGCAGGTTGCCCCGATCTCGGCGCCCATGTTACAGATGGTGCCTTTGCCGGTGGCAGAGAGGCTGTCTGCACCTTCGCCGAAGTATTCAACGATAGCGCCTGTTCCGCCTTTTACGGTGAGGATACCTGCCACTTTCAGGATCACATCTTTAGCGGAAGCCCATCCGGAGAGTTTACCGGTGAGTTTTACACCGATAAGCTTGGGCATTTTCAGTTCCCAGGCGAGGCCGGCCATAACGTCTACGGCGTCTGCGCCACCAACTCCGATGGCAACCATGCCGAGACCACCCGCATTGGGGGTATGGGAGTCAGTACCGATCATCATACCTCCGGGGAAGGCGTAGTTCTCGATCACCACCTGGTGGATGATACCGGCCCCGGCCTTCCAGAATCCGATCCCGTATTTATTGGAGATGGAAGACAGGAAGTCATATACTTCTTTATTTACATTTAATGCATTCTTAAGGTCCTCAACGGCGCCAGTTTTAGCCTGGATGAGGTGGTCACAGTGAACAGTTGACGGAACCGCAACCTGGTCGCGGCCGCAGGTCATGAATTGGAGCAGTGCCATCTGGGCAGTGGCGTCCTGCATCGCAACACGATCCGGAGCGAAATCCACATAATCTTTTCCCCGGGTATAGGCTTTGGCGGCCGGTTCGTACAAATGCGCATATAATATTTTCTCTGCCAGCGTCAGCGGCGTGCCTGTCAATTTGCGCGCGGAGTCTACTTTAGCCGGCAGGCCCGCGTACAATTTCTTGATTAAGTCCAGATCAAAGACCATGATAAATAATTTAGATTTACGGAAAGTGGTGCGAATTTACCTAAAAAATGGTTTATCAAAATAACACGGGGGCTATACAATGTGTTTTATATTTTATAATTTAGTGGTGTGAACCAAACCCCTGGGTCAGGTCTCAGGCATTTTACCCGTTAAAAATGATTATTCTGTGAATCGTTTGAGACAATTTATAGAGTGGCAAGCCTTTGGTGTATGCTCTGCTATGGGCGACCGATTAG
This portion of the Pseudobacter ginsenosidimutans genome encodes:
- a CDS encoding M48 family metallopeptidase; this encodes MTTYSATYNHQPVTVILSSVTLTIRYKDENNQQQDIHWLGEHIKQLEETTNGYILHYAGPGGENSNLQFSGQELLQAIKKNFRHQKFTGNAPARAFNSVLSKMVLIAGIICGLILIGYIWIAPWLGGKVAGSFSKETEISLGQEMYEATIAAYEVDSVKTKLLNQFYKQLHYQTGYPIEITVVKSPEVNAFAVPGGHIVVFDAILDNMKTPEELAALLGHEASHIALRHSLNNMFKSLSRQMFLTLIFGSDAGITSILVQNADRLKGLEYSRELETEADNNGMKLMHENKVDTEGMVRLMNLLNDATKGGSQAVNFLSTHPVFDKRVANVNAQLKNYPSAPTADSTLQTTFHALYENF
- a CDS encoding VOC family protein, which translates into the protein MTFRYARHTTDLKRIEKFYTEIVGLQKLGSFEAHEEYDGIFLGIPGLDWHLEFTVSPEKPHSKFDEDDILVFYKDSPAELASMRSIIERHHIPFETPKNPYWSRYGLMISDPDGYKIMFALKHQS
- a CDS encoding aconitate hydratase, with amino-acid sequence MVFDLDLIKKLYAGLPAKVDSARKLTGTPLTLAEKILYAHLYEPAAKAYTRGKDYVDFAPDRVAMQDATAQMALLQFMTCGRDQVAVPSTVHCDHLIQAKTGAVEDLKNALNVNKEVYDFLSSISNKYGIGFWKAGAGIIHQVVIENYAFPGGMMIGTDSHTPNAGGLGMVAIGVGGADAVDVMAGLAWELKMPKLIGVKLTGKLSGWASAKDVILKVAGILTVKGGTGAIVEYFGEGADSLSATGKGTICNMGAEIGATCSLFAYDEKMADYLRATGRSEVADLANGVREHLRPDEAVYANPEKYYDQLIEIDLNTLEPHVNGPFTPDLAWPISKFAEAVRANNWPERLEVALIGSCTNSSYEDISRSASLAEQAIAKKLKAKAEFTITPGSELVRHTIEKDGFLKTFDQIGGVVLANACGPCIGQWARHIDDPNRKNSIITSFNRNFAKRNDGLASTHAFVASPEIVTAFAIAGDLTFNPLTDTLKNEEGKDVKLDEPTGVELPPKGFSVDDPGYQAPAADGSSVQVIVSPESQRLQLLAPFAAWEGTDLKGLRLLIKAKGKCTTDHISMAGPWLKFRGHLDNISNNMLIGAVNFYNDKTDTVKNELTGEYGPVPATQRAYKAAGIGTVVVGDENYGEGSSREHAAMEPRHLGVRAIIVRSFARIHETNLKKQGMLALTFNDKADYDKIQEDDVIDLNGLTTFAPGSQITMVLTHKDGSKDNVILNHTYNDQQIEWFKAGGALNVIRAQFAKK